One genomic region from uncultured Subdoligranulum sp. encodes:
- a CDS encoding DJ-1 family glyoxalase III gives MSKAVIFFAPGLEECEGLLCVDLLRRAGVEVTIAAVGGSQTVTSSHHVNIVADALAEEVDYSAYDACILPGGIPGVNNLKADATVRKVCQDYAAAGKIVAAICAGPTVLASFGVLQGKKATVYPGMDGALTEGGAEYTGLPLTIDGTVVTGEALGAAIPFALALARLLGSAEDSDRVKKAIVYQ, from the coding sequence ATGTCAAAAGCCGTTATCTTTTTTGCCCCGGGCCTGGAGGAATGCGAGGGCCTGCTCTGCGTGGACCTGCTGCGCCGTGCCGGGGTGGAAGTCACCATCGCCGCGGTGGGCGGCAGCCAGACCGTGACCAGCTCCCACCATGTGAACATCGTGGCCGACGCGCTGGCCGAAGAGGTGGACTACAGCGCCTATGACGCCTGCATCCTGCCGGGCGGCATTCCGGGCGTCAACAACCTGAAGGCCGACGCCACCGTGCGCAAGGTCTGCCAGGACTACGCCGCGGCCGGCAAGATCGTGGCCGCCATCTGCGCCGGCCCCACCGTGCTGGCCAGCTTCGGGGTGCTCCAGGGCAAGAAGGCCACCGTCTACCCCGGCATGGACGGCGCGCTCACCGAGGGCGGCGCCGAATACACCGGCCTGCCGCTGACCATCGACGGCACCGTCGTCACCGGCGAGGCGCTGGGCGCCGCCATTCCCTTTGCGCTGGCCCTGGCCCGGCTGCTGGGCAGCGCCGAGGATTCCGACCGCGTGAAGAAAGCCATCGTCTACCAATAA
- a CDS encoding alpha/beta hydrolase-fold protein, protein MVETFTTRITPYGLDRKVFLYLPDDWQTSGKRYPVVYMFDGHNLFFDSTATYGTCWGLKEYLDSHPEAIVAAPECNHEGNRRLEEYCPYDSDWFDGIHGTGRAYLDWLVGEFKPWMDARYPTLPDRAHTAIGGSSMGGLMSLYAGVMHNDVFSKAACLSPSVRLCMELLVADLQAATLRRDSRFYLSWGEWEARDQHQLAEYTHNALTVAHLLTEKGAAVYPYFQMDGRHCEADWRRQLDRCFRFLFGWE, encoded by the coding sequence ATGGTCGAAACCTTTACCACCCGGATCACCCCCTACGGCCTGGACCGCAAGGTCTTTCTCTATCTGCCGGACGACTGGCAGACTTCCGGCAAGCGGTATCCGGTGGTGTATATGTTTGACGGACACAACCTCTTCTTTGATTCCACCGCCACCTACGGCACCTGCTGGGGGCTGAAGGAATATCTGGACAGCCACCCCGAAGCCATTGTGGCGGCCCCCGAGTGCAACCACGAGGGCAACCGCCGGCTGGAGGAGTACTGCCCCTACGATTCCGACTGGTTTGACGGCATCCACGGCACCGGCCGGGCCTATCTGGACTGGCTGGTGGGCGAGTTCAAGCCCTGGATGGACGCCCGCTACCCCACCCTGCCCGACCGGGCCCACACAGCCATCGGCGGGTCCAGCATGGGCGGACTCATGAGCCTGTACGCCGGCGTCATGCACAACGATGTTTTCAGCAAGGCAGCCTGCCTGTCGCCGTCGGTGCGGCTCTGCATGGAGCTGCTGGTGGCCGATCTGCAGGCCGCCACCCTGCGCAGGGACAGCCGCTTTTACCTGAGCTGGGGCGAATGGGAGGCCCGGGACCAGCACCAGCTGGCCGAATACACCCACAACGCCCTCACCGTGGCCCATCTTCTGACCGAGAAGGGCGCCGCGGTCTATCCCTATTTTCAGATGGACGGACGGCACTGCGAAGCCGACTGGCGCCGCCAGCTGGACCGTTGCTTCCGTTTTCTGTTCGGCTGGGAATAA
- a CDS encoding SGNH/GDSL hydrolase family protein — MSLQTWQKNALRIIAFLLVLLMLVLAVGHYLMPESNRYLEGYTAGGILGEDFDTIDVLVLGDSNAAQGIAPMKWYDEHGITGYTYAAGWLSMYNIYYRLKQIYEEQSPKVVVLCTAPAYTKKSSETYMQSALGDISDELLPLLRFHDNWKYLRPDNLFTEKDYSWRDVNKGYTPITDVAARPNLDYMYDTGASESIPWMVKFYMERILQLCADHDSQVLLVTVPAALGWNLARHNGIAAFAEENGVPYLDFNMADSNPGIDWTTDSADGGTHLNWLGAEKVTAALGDYLLDHYDLTDHRGQPGYETWDADAQSYRDLLPEITQRAKENAGLV; from the coding sequence ATGTCTTTACAAACCTGGCAAAAAAATGCCCTCCGCATCATCGCCTTTCTACTGGTGCTGCTCATGCTGGTGCTGGCCGTGGGCCATTACCTGATGCCGGAATCCAACCGCTACCTGGAAGGGTACACGGCGGGCGGCATCCTGGGGGAGGATTTCGACACCATCGACGTGCTGGTGCTGGGCGATTCCAACGCCGCCCAGGGTATCGCCCCCATGAAATGGTACGACGAACACGGCATCACCGGCTACACCTATGCGGCGGGCTGGCTTTCCATGTACAACATCTATTACCGGCTGAAGCAGATCTACGAGGAGCAAAGCCCCAAAGTGGTGGTGCTCTGCACGGCCCCCGCCTACACCAAAAAGAGCAGCGAGACCTACATGCAGAGCGCCCTGGGGGACATCTCGGACGAACTGCTGCCGCTGCTGCGCTTCCACGACAACTGGAAGTACCTGCGCCCCGACAACCTTTTCACCGAGAAGGACTACAGCTGGCGGGATGTGAACAAGGGCTACACCCCCATCACCGACGTGGCCGCCCGGCCCAACCTGGACTACATGTACGACACCGGCGCCAGCGAATCCATCCCCTGGATGGTGAAATTCTACATGGAGCGCATCCTGCAGCTCTGCGCCGACCACGACAGCCAGGTGCTGCTCGTCACGGTGCCGGCGGCGCTGGGCTGGAACCTGGCCCGCCACAACGGCATCGCCGCCTTTGCCGAGGAAAACGGTGTGCCCTACCTGGACTTCAACATGGCGGACAGCAACCCCGGCATCGACTGGACCACCGACTCGGCGGACGGCGGCACCCACCTGAACTGGCTGGGCGCCGAGAAGGTCACCGCCGCCCTGGGGGACTATCTGCTGGACCATTATGATCTCACCGACCACCGGGGCCAGCCCGGCTACGAGACCTGGGACGCCGACGCCCAGAGCTACCGCGATCTGCTGCCGGAGATCACCCAGCGGGCCAAGGAGAACGCCGGTCTTGTATAA
- a CDS encoding MBOAT family O-acyltransferase, with protein MAYNSFPYLCIFLPLCWLAWALLPQRYRPAALLGGSLIFYWLTAGTYTAWLLLAAALAWVLGLGLGRLQALQEATVPALDKPARKDAKQQFAALQKSLVAVGVAGLLGLLVWLKYLPFLVRTLNAVVSRLPFGWQIAAPSFVQPLGLSFFTLMALSYLFDVRRGTTRPAAHYWQVLLYLSFWPHVVEGPFDRWDRIAPAMLNPPRPDYRAFTFGVQRILWGMMKKLIIADRANMYVKAVFDDWTKYSGAAVLVGTLLYTLQLYAEFSGCMDMVLGAAQCFGVPLTENFRQPFFARSVSDFWRRWHITLGAWLREYVFQPVIVSKPMMRFGRWCRTRFGAALGRSMPVWAGLLLTWLAIGIWHGAGWLYIVYGLYYFVLQWLGEAAEPTLLRFFPALPRWRNHRGYKLWQVVRTFVLVNLGMLIFRSNGTRAALEMLASLVRPYTGSLLIKLDIADLGVLAVGAVVLLAVDLAHERGIAIREAIARRPLPLRWAIYCGAMLAVMIFGAYGDNYDPAAFIYAQF; from the coding sequence ATGGCATACAATTCCTTTCCCTACTTATGTATCTTCCTGCCGCTGTGCTGGCTGGCCTGGGCGCTGCTGCCCCAGCGCTACCGGCCCGCGGCACTGCTGGGGGGCAGCCTGATCTTCTACTGGCTCACCGCCGGCACCTACACAGCCTGGCTGCTGCTGGCCGCCGCCCTGGCCTGGGTGCTGGGCCTGGGGCTGGGCCGTCTGCAGGCTTTGCAGGAGGCCACCGTTCCGGCGCTGGACAAGCCCGCCCGCAAGGACGCCAAACAGCAGTTTGCCGCCCTGCAGAAAAGTCTTGTGGCGGTGGGGGTGGCCGGGCTGCTGGGCCTGCTGGTCTGGCTGAAATATCTGCCCTTCCTGGTGCGCACCCTCAACGCGGTGGTGAGCCGGCTGCCCTTCGGCTGGCAGATCGCCGCTCCTTCCTTTGTGCAGCCCCTGGGCCTCAGCTTCTTCACGCTGATGGCACTGAGCTACCTCTTCGATGTGCGCCGCGGCACCACCCGGCCCGCCGCCCACTACTGGCAGGTGCTGCTCTACCTGAGCTTCTGGCCCCATGTGGTGGAGGGCCCCTTTGACCGCTGGGACCGCATCGCCCCCGCCATGCTCAACCCGCCCCGGCCGGACTACCGCGCCTTCACCTTCGGCGTGCAGCGCATCCTGTGGGGCATGATGAAAAAGCTCATCATCGCCGACCGGGCCAATATGTACGTCAAGGCCGTCTTTGACGACTGGACCAAATACTCCGGCGCCGCCGTGCTGGTGGGCACTTTGCTCTACACCCTGCAGCTCTACGCCGAGTTTTCCGGCTGCATGGACATGGTGCTGGGCGCCGCCCAGTGCTTCGGCGTGCCGCTGACAGAAAACTTCCGCCAGCCCTTCTTTGCCCGCAGCGTCAGCGATTTCTGGCGCCGCTGGCACATCACGCTGGGTGCCTGGCTGCGGGAATACGTCTTCCAGCCCGTCATCGTCAGTAAACCCATGATGCGGTTCGGCAGATGGTGCCGCACCCGGTTCGGCGCGGCGCTGGGCCGCAGCATGCCGGTCTGGGCCGGGCTGCTGCTCACCTGGCTGGCCATCGGCATCTGGCACGGGGCCGGCTGGCTGTACATCGTGTACGGCCTGTACTACTTCGTGCTCCAGTGGCTGGGCGAGGCGGCTGAACCCACCCTGCTGCGGTTCTTCCCCGCTCTGCCCCGCTGGCGCAACCACCGGGGCTACAAGCTGTGGCAGGTGGTGCGCACCTTTGTGCTGGTCAACCTGGGCATGCTGATCTTCCGCTCCAACGGCACCCGCGCGGCGCTGGAGATGCTGGCCAGTCTGGTCCGCCCCTACACCGGCAGCCTGCTCATCAAGCTGGATATCGCCGACCTGGGCGTGCTGGCGGTGGGCGCCGTGGTACTGCTGGCCGTGGACCTGGCCCACGAGCGGGGCATCGCCATCCGGGAGGCCATCGCCCGCCGCCCGCTGCCGCTGCGCTGGGCGATCTACTGCGGCGCCATGCTGGCGGTGATGATCTTCGGCGCCTACGGCGACAACTACGATCCCGCCGCCTTCATCTATGCGCAGTTCTGA
- a CDS encoding acyl carrier protein: MHTMDEIMNILSEVKPGIEAGPDTELVRTGVLDSVDIMSVVMALAEEFDLEISPLDLKEENFHTPAAILDLVNRLDD; encoded by the coding sequence ATGCATACTATGGATGAAATCATGAACATTCTTTCCGAAGTGAAACCCGGTATCGAAGCCGGTCCCGACACCGAACTGGTGCGCACCGGCGTGCTGGACTCGGTGGACATCATGTCTGTGGTGATGGCCCTGGCGGAGGAGTTTGATCTGGAGATCAGCCCGCTGGACCTGAAAGAGGAAAACTTCCATACCCCGGCGGCCATCCTGGATCTGGTCAACCGGCTGGATGACTGA
- a CDS encoding amino acid adenylation domain-containing protein: MKHILQLLDHTVRRWGSRPAFGDEHRTLTWNEVEDAVQRIGTALAGYGVQRRPVAIYLDHEVPCLLAMLGTLAAGGFYTVLDTAQPPDRVRRITGQLSPALLVTDGAHRDAADALGLACPVVDLDEALATAPDGFLLQTLREQAIDTDLAYVLFTSGSTGTPKGVAIQHRAVLAYSAWSAGAFGIDETTVFGNQTPFYFSMSVTDIYTALRTGARVQVIPKRLFSFPVQLLDYLTIQEVNTLYWVPSALGGVVRWKALDYTALPPLRTILFAGETMPTPYLNYWRAHYPAALFANLFGPTETTDICSYYIVDRDFADDEPLPIGRACDNCGLLVLTQDGRAAEPGAVGELCARGSFLAAGYYNMPDKTAERFCPNPLQPHYPEIIYRTGDLVRYDEKGLLQYMGRADNQIKHMGYRIELGEIETAAFGQEGLQSCACLYDAPRDRLVLFYTGKKGLEESLRPRLAQRLPAYMQPTVYRRLQAMPQNQNGKIDRAALGALCKED; this comes from the coding sequence ATGAAACATATTCTGCAACTGCTGGACCACACGGTCCGGCGCTGGGGCAGCCGCCCTGCCTTCGGCGACGAGCACCGCACCCTGACCTGGAACGAGGTGGAAGACGCGGTGCAGCGCATCGGCACGGCGCTGGCCGGCTACGGCGTACAGCGCCGCCCGGTGGCGATCTACCTTGACCACGAAGTTCCCTGTCTGCTGGCCATGCTGGGCACGCTGGCCGCCGGCGGCTTCTACACCGTGCTGGACACCGCCCAGCCCCCCGACCGGGTGCGGCGGATCACCGGCCAGCTCTCCCCCGCCCTGCTGGTGACCGACGGCGCCCACCGGGATGCCGCCGACGCCCTGGGCCTTGCCTGCCCGGTGGTGGACCTGGACGAGGCGCTGGCAACTGCGCCGGACGGCTTTCTGCTGCAGACGCTGCGGGAGCAGGCCATCGACACCGACCTGGCCTATGTGCTGTTCACTTCCGGTTCCACCGGCACCCCCAAGGGGGTGGCCATCCAGCACCGGGCCGTGCTGGCCTACAGCGCCTGGAGCGCCGGGGCCTTCGGCATCGACGAGACGACGGTCTTCGGCAACCAGACACCCTTCTACTTTTCCATGTCGGTGACCGATATCTACACCGCGCTGCGCACCGGCGCCCGGGTACAGGTGATCCCCAAGCGGCTGTTCAGCTTTCCGGTGCAGCTGCTGGACTACCTGACCATCCAGGAGGTCAACACCCTCTACTGGGTGCCGTCTGCCCTGGGCGGCGTGGTGCGCTGGAAGGCGCTGGACTACACGGCGCTGCCGCCGCTGCGCACCATCCTGTTTGCGGGCGAAACGATGCCCACCCCCTACCTGAACTACTGGCGGGCCCACTATCCGGCGGCGCTGTTCGCCAACCTGTTCGGTCCCACCGAGACCACCGATATCTGCAGCTACTACATCGTGGACCGGGACTTTGCCGACGACGAACCGCTGCCCATCGGCCGCGCCTGCGACAACTGCGGCTTGCTGGTCCTCACCCAGGACGGGCGGGCGGCGGAGCCCGGCGCCGTGGGCGAACTCTGTGCCCGGGGCAGCTTTCTGGCGGCGGGGTACTACAACATGCCCGACAAGACCGCCGAGCGGTTCTGTCCCAACCCGCTGCAGCCCCACTACCCCGAGATCATCTACCGCACCGGGGACCTGGTGCGCTACGACGAAAAGGGGCTTTTGCAGTACATGGGCCGGGCGGACAACCAGATCAAACACATGGGCTACCGCATCGAATTGGGCGAGATCGAGACGGCGGCCTTCGGGCAGGAGGGGCTGCAGAGCTGCGCCTGCCTCTACGACGCGCCCCGGGACCGGCTGGTGCTCTTCTACACCGGCAAGAAGGGGCTGGAGGAATCGCTGCGGCCCCGGCTGGCCCAGCGTCTGCCCGCCTACATGCAGCCCACGGTGTACCGCCGTCTGCAGGCCATGCCCCAGAACCAGAACGGAAAAATCGACCGCGCCGCACTGGGTGCCCTGTGCAAGGAGGACTGA
- a CDS encoding branched-chain amino acid aminotransferase: MLDIKITKTTAPKAKPQDESKLGFGKIFSDHMFLMDYTEGEGWHDARIVPYGPWELDPATTVFHYAQEIFEGMKAYRTAEGKIQLFRPDCNANRFNDSADRLGMPPIPPEDFVQAVKAIVDVDRDWVPHSDGASLYIRPFCIATDVGLGVHAAKHYRFAIICSPSGAYYAEGLDPVRIYVEDEYIRAAPGLTGFTKCGGNYAASIKAGELAEERGFSQVLWLDGVEKKYVEEVGSMNIMFKIDGKIYTAACTGTVLPGVTRRSIIELLKDWGYEVIEGKLAIADVMKAADEGKLEEVFGTGTAAVVSPVKELDWEGKVAHISGGKIGELTQKLYDTLTGIQWGKLPDTKGWIVPVEEQ; encoded by the coding sequence ATGTTGGACATCAAAATCACCAAAACGACTGCGCCCAAGGCGAAGCCGCAGGACGAAAGCAAATTGGGTTTCGGCAAGATCTTCAGCGATCACATGTTCCTGATGGATTATACCGAGGGCGAGGGCTGGCATGACGCCCGCATCGTTCCCTACGGCCCGTGGGAACTGGACCCCGCCACCACGGTCTTCCACTACGCCCAGGAAATCTTTGAGGGCATGAAGGCCTACCGTACCGCCGAGGGCAAGATCCAGCTGTTCCGCCCCGACTGCAACGCCAACCGTTTCAACGATTCCGCCGACCGTCTGGGCATGCCGCCCATCCCGCCGGAGGACTTCGTCCAGGCCGTGAAGGCCATCGTGGATGTGGACCGTGACTGGGTGCCCCATTCCGACGGTGCTTCGCTGTACATCCGCCCCTTCTGCATCGCCACCGATGTGGGCCTGGGCGTGCACGCCGCCAAGCATTACCGCTTCGCCATCATCTGCTCGCCCTCCGGCGCCTACTACGCCGAGGGTCTGGACCCCGTGCGCATCTACGTGGAAGATGAGTACATCCGTGCCGCCCCGGGCCTGACCGGCTTCACCAAGTGCGGCGGCAACTACGCCGCTTCCATCAAGGCCGGCGAGCTGGCCGAGGAGCGCGGCTTCAGCCAGGTTCTGTGGCTGGACGGCGTGGAGAAGAAGTACGTCGAGGAAGTCGGCTCCATGAACATCATGTTCAAGATCGACGGCAAGATCTACACCGCCGCCTGCACCGGCACCGTGCTGCCCGGCGTCACCCGCCGCTCCATCATCGAGCTGCTGAAGGACTGGGGCTACGAGGTCATCGAGGGCAAGCTGGCCATCGCCGATGTCATGAAGGCTGCCGATGAGGGCAAGCTGGAAGAGGTCTTCGGCACCGGCACCGCGGCCGTTGTCTCCCCCGTCAAGGAACTGGACTGGGAGGGCAAGGTGGCCCACATCAGCGGCGGCAAGATCGGCGAGCTGACCCAGAAGCTCTACGACACGCTGACCGGCATCCAGTGGGGCAAGCTGCCTGACACCAAGGGCTGGATCGTGCCTGTGGAAGAGCAGTAA
- a CDS encoding HAD family phosphatase: MVKGVIFDMDGLMFDTERLWDTLWEPACAALGVAMPADTEAFYASGRGLAGQFLVDHVKEYFPDADPRRILDKVWQIGTERFARGVPCKPGLKELLALLESRGMPRIVASSSPRNMIEQNLQTTGTARYFHDVVCGADVKHSKPAPDIFLEAARRLKLDIHDCLVLEDSFNGVRAGHAAGAVTVMVPDLAQPDEEIRQLYTCCCHDLLEVRDLLQQGKL; the protein is encoded by the coding sequence ATGGTCAAAGGCGTGATTTTTGATATGGACGGTCTGATGTTCGACACCGAACGTCTGTGGGATACCCTGTGGGAACCCGCCTGTGCGGCGCTGGGGGTGGCCATGCCGGCGGATACCGAGGCTTTCTACGCCAGCGGGCGGGGTCTGGCGGGGCAGTTCCTCGTCGACCATGTGAAGGAATACTTCCCCGATGCGGATCCCCGCCGGATTCTGGACAAGGTGTGGCAGATCGGCACGGAGCGGTTCGCCCGGGGGGTGCCCTGCAAGCCGGGCCTCAAGGAATTGCTGGCGCTGCTGGAAAGCCGGGGCATGCCGCGCATTGTGGCCAGTTCCAGCCCGCGGAACATGATCGAGCAGAACCTGCAGACCACCGGCACGGCGCGGTATTTCCACGACGTGGTCTGCGGGGCCGATGTGAAGCACAGCAAACCGGCGCCGGATATCTTCCTGGAGGCGGCCCGCCGCCTGAAGCTGGATATCCACGACTGCCTGGTGCTGGAGGACAGCTTCAACGGGGTGCGCGCCGGCCATGCGGCGGGGGCGGTGACCGTCATGGTGCCCGACCTGGCCCAGCCCGACGAGGAGATCCGGCAGCTCTACACCTGCTGCTGCCACGATTTGTTGGAGGTGCGGGACCTGCTCCAGCAGGGAAAACTGTAA
- a CDS encoding ECF transporter S component, translating into MKKRTNVRWLTQLALLVAILLVMNYTPLGYLQIGPLSASLLTLPVAIGAMTMGPLAGTILGAVFGITSFLQAMEGKSALSAAMFGASPVATFVVCVVSRVLMGLCAALLFKGLCKLLPRQEKFCCFAGGLLTAVLNTVFFMGALVLLFYNLPYVQDAAQSMGATNALMFVVLFVGVQAIGEWVTCCLVAGAVALPVRKFLKLN; encoded by the coding sequence ATGAAAAAGCGTACCAACGTCCGTTGGCTCACCCAGCTTGCGCTGCTGGTGGCCATTCTGCTTGTGATGAACTACACGCCGCTGGGCTATCTGCAGATCGGCCCGCTGTCGGCGTCGCTGCTCACCTTGCCGGTGGCCATCGGCGCCATGACGATGGGCCCCCTGGCGGGAACTATTCTGGGGGCGGTGTTCGGCATTACCAGCTTCCTGCAGGCGATGGAGGGAAAAAGTGCTCTCAGCGCCGCCATGTTCGGCGCCAGCCCTGTTGCAACCTTTGTAGTCTGTGTGGTCTCCCGGGTCCTAATGGGTCTCTGCGCGGCTCTGCTCTTCAAAGGGCTGTGTAAGCTGCTGCCCAGGCAGGAAAAATTCTGTTGCTTTGCGGGTGGTTTGCTGACGGCGGTGCTCAATACGGTGTTCTTTATGGGGGCGCTGGTGCTGCTGTTCTATAACCTTCCCTATGTACAGGATGCGGCCCAGAGCATGGGCGCCACCAATGCGCTGATGTTTGTCGTGCTGTTTGTGGGTGTGCAGGCCATCGGTGAATGGGTGACCTGCTGCCTGGTGGCGGGAGCCGTCGCCCTGCCGGTGCGCAAATTCCTCAAACTGAACTGA
- a CDS encoding NAD(P)H-hydrate epimerase has product MKNQAIVTAAQMKRIEQAANEAGLLYIQMMENAGRAAWAELARRFPAPGRLLVVAGKGNNGGDGFVMARVAAKAGWQVCVWLAEGEPRTPDACTNRALLKELPVTVLGPDDPPASEGWDAAVDALYGTGFHGALRPAGQRACDLLNRSRWAGAFLLAVDLPSGVAADTGEAAEGAVGADLTVCFDSRKPAHTAPCCGEVLLADIGIPDACHRV; this is encoded by the coding sequence ATGAAAAACCAGGCCATTGTCACCGCTGCCCAGATGAAGCGCATCGAGCAGGCCGCCAACGAGGCGGGTCTTTTGTACATCCAGATGATGGAGAACGCCGGACGAGCTGCCTGGGCCGAACTGGCCCGGCGGTTCCCGGCACCGGGCCGGCTGCTGGTGGTGGCCGGCAAGGGCAACAACGGCGGTGACGGGTTTGTCATGGCCCGGGTGGCGGCCAAGGCAGGCTGGCAGGTCTGTGTCTGGCTGGCGGAGGGGGAACCCAGGACGCCGGACGCCTGCACCAACCGGGCGCTGCTGAAGGAACTGCCCGTGACGGTGCTGGGGCCCGACGACCCGCCTGCATCCGAAGGCTGGGATGCGGCGGTGGATGCCCTCTACGGCACCGGTTTCCATGGGGCGCTGCGCCCGGCGGGACAGCGGGCCTGTGACCTTCTCAACCGGAGCCGCTGGGCGGGGGCGTTTCTGCTGGCGGTGGATCTGCCCAGCGGGGTGGCTGCTGACACCGGCGAAGCGGCGGAGGGGGCCGTCGGGGCCGACCTGACGGTCTGCTTTGACAGCCGCAAGCCTGCCCACACAGCGCCCTGCTGCGGCGAGGTGCTGCTGGCGGATATCGGCATCCCCGATGCCTGCCACCGGGTGTGA
- a CDS encoding sugar O-acetyltransferase, whose product MACLFLICFCELDYTLSWKAEAQRLCWTYNQLPPDQPERRREILQKLLGDCSDLTFIEPAFHCDYGFNIHTYGLTVINYNCVILDTSPVHIGAGAFIAPGVCLACAGHSVDAAQRAEGISTSAPITLEENVWIGANAVVCGGVTIGKGSVIGAGSVVTHDIPAGVVAAGVPCRPIRPVTDRDRIPPEQLAF is encoded by the coding sequence ATGGCTTGTCTATTTCTTATTTGCTTTTGCGAACTCGATTATACGCTATCGTGGAAGGCCGAAGCCCAGCGGCTGTGCTGGACCTACAACCAGCTGCCGCCCGATCAGCCGGAACGCCGCCGGGAAATCCTCCAAAAGCTGCTGGGGGATTGTTCCGACCTGACCTTCATCGAGCCCGCCTTTCACTGTGATTACGGCTTCAACATCCACACCTACGGCCTTACCGTCATCAACTACAACTGCGTCATCCTGGACACCTCGCCCGTCCACATCGGGGCGGGGGCCTTCATCGCGCCGGGCGTCTGCTTGGCCTGCGCGGGCCACTCGGTGGATGCGGCCCAGCGCGCAGAGGGCATCAGCACGTCGGCGCCCATCACGCTGGAGGAAAACGTCTGGATCGGCGCCAACGCGGTGGTCTGCGGCGGCGTCACCATCGGCAAGGGCTCGGTCATCGGAGCGGGCAGCGTGGTCACCCACGACATCCCCGCCGGGGTGGTGGCCGCCGGCGTGCCCTGCCGACCCATCCGCCCTGTCACCGACAGGGACCGCATCCCGCCGGAGCAGCTGGCGTTCTGA
- a CDS encoding ubiquitin-like domain-containing protein, protein MPISLKTREHIRRRLAVALPKWGALAAGALALGLTIAFTSQALHFVVVSDTHGGSVRILTASSSEETLLSLTDTPPLGENDKIVWSQNADGRLMQVLRAYTVPVTADGQTRDVITTGATAAELLAQLGLTYDDNDILTPAADETVTEGSSLTLQRVEYVDYTEDVVIPSQRQEVPTSLFYRDHDETMMLQEGSDGLDTVTWRDVYIDGTWTEKQELDRVTQVGMVPTVVKVYGEQAPVSSFVGPEIVDGVPSEGVVETYTGQRSTGYSASSTAKGASGQRLTYGTVAVNPNIIPYGTLMYITSDDGSFVYGYAYAADTGTAMMEGHAFVDLYYQTYQESVESAVVPVTVYIIDDDVASRYEEQNDAIRQTLLDQGFPDPDSAS, encoded by the coding sequence ATGCCCATATCCCTCAAAACCCGAGAACATATCCGACGCCGGCTGGCGGTGGCGCTGCCCAAGTGGGGTGCGCTGGCCGCCGGAGCGCTGGCGCTGGGACTGACCATCGCATTCACCTCTCAGGCGCTGCATTTTGTGGTGGTCAGCGACACCCACGGCGGCAGCGTGCGTATCCTGACGGCCTCCAGCAGTGAGGAGACGCTGCTCAGCCTTACCGACACGCCGCCTCTGGGGGAGAACGACAAGATCGTCTGGTCCCAGAACGCCGACGGCCGTCTGATGCAGGTGCTGCGCGCCTACACGGTGCCGGTCACGGCGGACGGCCAGACCCGGGATGTCATCACCACCGGGGCCACGGCGGCGGAGCTGCTGGCGCAGCTGGGGCTGACCTACGACGACAACGATATCCTGACCCCCGCCGCGGACGAGACGGTGACGGAGGGCAGCAGCCTGACGCTGCAGCGGGTGGAGTATGTGGACTATACCGAGGACGTGGTGATCCCGTCCCAGCGGCAGGAGGTGCCCACCAGTCTGTTCTACCGCGACCACGACGAGACGATGATGCTCCAGGAGGGCAGCGACGGACTGGATACCGTCACCTGGCGGGATGTCTACATCGACGGCACCTGGACGGAAAAACAGGAGCTGGACCGGGTGACCCAGGTGGGAATGGTGCCCACCGTGGTGAAGGTCTACGGCGAGCAGGCGCCCGTCTCCTCCTTTGTGGGGCCGGAGATCGTGGACGGCGTCCCCTCCGAGGGGGTGGTGGAGACCTACACCGGCCAGCGTTCCACCGGCTATTCCGCGTCGTCCACCGCCAAGGGGGCCAGCGGACAGCGGCTGACCTACGGCACGGTAGCGGTCAACCCCAACATCATTCCCTACGGCACCCTGATGTACATCACCAGTGACGACGGTTCCTTCGTCTACGGCTACGCCTATGCGGCGGACACCGGCACCGCCATGATGGAAGGCCACGCCTTTGTGGACCTCTACTACCAGACCTACCAGGAATCGGTGGAGAGCGCTGTGGTGCCGGTGACGGTCTACATCATCGACGACGACGTGGCATCCCGGTACGAGGAGCAGAACGACGCCATCCGGCAGACGCTGCTGGACCAGGGATTCCCCGATCCGGATTCCGCTTCCTGA